Proteins from one Rubripirellula tenax genomic window:
- a CDS encoding ISAs1 family transposase codes for MIRFVDFVFSKRCYPGSDVAKKKTTEICVEDILNDFAELPDPRSHVNQRHLLGDIIVISIMAVIAGADGPKAIGVWAKSNEDWLKDRLKLPSGVPSHDTIGRVLMTLKPAAFQSCFERWIKRLSGKPKQGELDIVAIDGKALRRSHDRAGGLGPLFLVSAWAVTRGISLGQLATAEKSNEITAIPELLDQIEIKKSVVTIDAAGCQRNIAAKIVDGKGDYVLALKGNQGTLHDAVIDYITRHMENDFADTTVRKHVERVKGHGRNDELIYYQLPVPEELVGKEKWKNMRTIGVVIRMSESGKKWTSDVRYYISSLALGVKRFAACVRGHWGIENTLHWCLDVTFREDESRVRNRILADNLAWLKRFAISLLKQVDNKESIAMRRRMAGWNPNFLAQVLGIPTS; via the coding sequence ATGATTCGTTTTGTCGACTTTGTGTTTTCAAAACGATGTTACCCGGGCAGCGACGTGGCCAAGAAAAAGACGACTGAGATCTGTGTTGAAGATATTCTCAATGACTTTGCCGAACTGCCTGACCCGCGTTCGCACGTCAACCAGCGGCATCTGCTTGGCGACATCATCGTGATCAGCATCATGGCGGTCATCGCTGGTGCAGACGGCCCCAAGGCGATCGGCGTTTGGGCCAAGAGCAATGAAGACTGGCTGAAAGATCGTTTGAAGTTGCCCTCGGGGGTTCCCTCGCATGACACCATCGGTCGCGTGTTGATGACGCTCAAACCAGCGGCGTTTCAATCCTGTTTCGAGCGTTGGATCAAACGGCTCTCTGGTAAGCCAAAGCAAGGTGAACTGGATATTGTGGCAATCGATGGTAAGGCTCTTCGTCGTAGCCATGATCGGGCCGGTGGTCTTGGTCCGCTGTTTCTGGTCAGTGCTTGGGCGGTAACGCGTGGGATCAGCTTGGGACAATTGGCGACGGCCGAAAAGTCGAACGAAATCACCGCAATCCCTGAACTTCTGGACCAAATCGAGATCAAGAAGTCCGTCGTCACCATCGACGCAGCAGGATGCCAAAGGAACATCGCGGCGAAAATTGTCGATGGCAAAGGCGACTACGTTTTGGCACTCAAAGGCAATCAGGGAACACTGCATGATGCCGTGATCGACTACATCACAAGGCACATGGAAAACGACTTTGCCGACACCACCGTCCGGAAGCACGTCGAGCGGGTCAAGGGACACGGCCGCAACGATGAATTGATCTACTATCAATTGCCCGTCCCTGAAGAACTGGTGGGGAAGGAGAAATGGAAGAACATGCGGACCATTGGTGTTGTGATTCGGATGAGTGAAAGCGGGAAGAAGTGGACCAGTGATGTTCGCTACTACATCAGTTCGCTCGCGCTCGGAGTGAAGCGGTTCGCAGCATGCGTGCGAGGTCATTGGGGCATCGAGAATACGCTTCACTGGTGCCTGGATGTCACGTTTCGCGAGGACGAAAGCCGAGTGCGAAACCGAATACTCGCGGACAACTTGGCATGGCTCAAACGGTTCGCAATCAGCCTACTAAAGCAAGTCGACAACAAGGAAAGCATCGCGATGCGTCGCCGAATGGCCGGTTGGAACCCAAACTTCCTCGCGCAAGTCCTTGGAATACCAACGAGTTAG
- a CDS encoding outer membrane protein assembly factor BamB family protein — translation MPEKPMCELMPVRIPTLTNIVRGFAIVSLIVCFSATSRADNWPQFRGPNANALSTRPLPTTWSDHDGATQNIRWKIPVAGEGWSQPVVWSKKVFLTAAVPLSDADSGPEPYSGGGGRARKDLMETEFLYQVICVDADSGAEVWRTTCKAGKPPIPRHNTNTYATETPMTDGKRVYAYFGMNGIYALDMEGKVQWQQDLGVFEMRADWGTASSPTLFGGKLFVQVDNQVESFLIALDAETGDEIWRVARDEKSQYSSPMIWQNSLRNELIIGGMIYRSYDPATGKLLWKLDMAKGRSSATPVADGDKLFVGNELRSRGGEDDGGGRLFCVKPGGSGDITPPDDSPESEFVAWWIEKADMQMASPTICNGKIYLFERSAGNMRCVNMETGETVYRQRLRGAKAFWASPWTDGTRVFSLDSNGMTHVLSSSDKYELLAANEFDQQTWSTPALADGRIYLRTSENLYCIENQSPVDRQAK, via the coding sequence ATGCCTGAAAAACCAATGTGTGAACTGATGCCTGTACGAATACCGACTCTCACCAACATCGTCCGCGGTTTTGCAATCGTGTCGCTGATCGTCTGCTTCAGCGCGACCTCAAGAGCGGATAACTGGCCTCAGTTTCGCGGCCCCAATGCCAATGCACTGTCGACGCGGCCATTGCCGACGACTTGGTCGGACCATGATGGGGCGACACAGAACATTCGATGGAAAATCCCTGTCGCTGGCGAAGGCTGGTCGCAGCCGGTCGTTTGGAGCAAAAAGGTGTTCCTGACCGCCGCGGTGCCATTGTCGGATGCAGACAGTGGTCCGGAACCTTACTCTGGTGGCGGTGGGCGTGCGCGGAAGGACTTGATGGAGACAGAGTTTCTTTATCAAGTCATTTGCGTCGATGCCGATTCGGGTGCCGAAGTTTGGCGAACGACTTGCAAGGCAGGAAAACCACCGATCCCGCGCCACAACACGAACACGTACGCTACCGAAACGCCGATGACCGACGGCAAGCGGGTCTATGCCTACTTTGGCATGAACGGCATCTACGCATTGGACATGGAAGGGAAAGTTCAATGGCAACAGGATCTTGGCGTCTTCGAGATGAGAGCGGATTGGGGAACCGCCAGTTCGCCGACTCTTTTTGGTGGCAAGTTGTTTGTCCAAGTTGACAATCAAGTCGAGTCATTCTTGATTGCGTTGGACGCGGAAACCGGCGATGAAATCTGGCGCGTCGCACGCGATGAAAAATCGCAATACAGCAGCCCAATGATTTGGCAGAACTCGTTGCGAAACGAACTGATCATCGGCGGGATGATCTATCGGTCTTATGATCCCGCGACGGGCAAGCTACTTTGGAAACTTGACATGGCGAAGGGACGCAGTTCCGCGACGCCAGTTGCCGACGGCGACAAGCTTTTCGTTGGTAACGAGCTGAGGAGTCGTGGGGGCGAAGACGATGGTGGAGGACGACTATTCTGCGTCAAACCGGGCGGCAGCGGCGATATCACTCCACCAGACGATTCTCCAGAAAGTGAATTCGTTGCGTGGTGGATCGAAAAAGCTGACATGCAGATGGCATCGCCGACGATCTGCAACGGGAAAATTTACCTGTTCGAACGCAGCGCGGGCAACATGCGCTGCGTCAACATGGAAACAGGCGAGACCGTTTACCGCCAGCGTTTACGCGGTGCGAAAGCTTTCTGGGCGTCGCCGTGGACAGATGGAACACGTGTTTTCTCGCTTGATTCAAACGGAATGACTCATGTCTTATCGTCGTCGGACAAGTATGAATTGCTGGCCGCCAATGAATTCGATCAGCAGACTTGGAGCACTCCCGCCCTGGCTGACGGACGGATCTATTTGCGAACGAGCGAAAATCTGTACTGCATCGAAAACCAGTCGCCCGTCGATCGGCAAGCGAAGTAG
- a CDS encoding glycosyltransferase, whose translation MVVPEAQAAGVPVIASRRGGLPESVGGGGVLVDEYQDAASWARIIEELLHSRDFYSNLRTAGWSSVERPQFSESAVVKSFLRGIAS comes from the coding sequence ATGGTCGTGCCCGAAGCTCAAGCGGCGGGAGTTCCGGTCATCGCTAGCCGCCGCGGAGGGCTTCCTGAAAGCGTCGGAGGCGGCGGGGTTCTTGTCGACGAGTATCAAGACGCGGCAAGCTGGGCACGCATCATCGAAGAGCTACTTCATAGTCGCGATTTCTACTCGAATCTTCGCACGGCAGGGTGGTCATCGGTGGAACGGCCCCAGTTTTCGGAATCGGCCGTGGTCAAGTCGTTTTTGCGAGGCATCGCTTCTTGA
- a CDS encoding transposase, with amino-acid sequence MGRAKRADAAGAIYHMLNRANWRTELFEKMADYEAFERILVDAVTRFEIDLFSYCVMPNHWHMVVRPRQDGEMSRFAQRLQLTHTQRYHAHHHSAGRGHLYQGRYKSFPVQDDEHFLTVNRYVERNAFSAELCQSPEDWRFGSLWRWNSGTTTERSLLTPWPIARRPDWIGWVRRTLSDRELERLRWCVQRGSPFGGEAWVESIARRYDLESTLRPRGRPKKTPPPE; translated from the coding sequence ATGGGAAGAGCCAAGCGGGCGGACGCTGCCGGTGCGATCTACCACATGCTCAATCGTGCCAATTGGCGGACTGAGCTGTTCGAGAAGATGGCCGACTATGAAGCCTTCGAACGAATCCTCGTCGACGCGGTCACCCGTTTCGAGATTGATCTGTTCAGTTACTGCGTGATGCCCAATCACTGGCACATGGTCGTTCGTCCGCGACAGGATGGTGAAATGTCGAGATTCGCCCAGCGGTTGCAGTTGACGCATACTCAGCGCTATCACGCCCATCATCACTCGGCGGGCCGGGGCCATCTGTACCAGGGCCGATACAAGTCGTTCCCCGTTCAAGACGATGAGCATTTCCTGACGGTCAATCGTTACGTCGAACGAAACGCCTTCTCGGCAGAGCTCTGTCAATCACCCGAGGACTGGCGATTCGGAAGCCTCTGGCGTTGGAACTCAGGCACGACAACCGAGCGTTCGCTACTGACACCGTGGCCGATTGCCAGACGCCCCGATTGGATCGGTTGGGTGCGGCGGACATTGTCGGATCGCGAATTGGAAAGGCTGCGATGGTGCGTTCAGCGTGGAAGCCCCTTTGGCGGTGAAGCTTGGGTAGAATCAATCGCTCGCCGGTATGACCTGGAGTCAACCTTGCGTCCGCGGGGTCGCCCGAAGAAGACTCCGCCACCGGAGTGA
- a CDS encoding beta-propeller fold lactonase family protein, which translates to MSLKLFKSVPHTICGIVFVLATLSAFSPQTAHGDEQRLVLSLAKQEELAILSIDNDGALQLRDRIANDGQPGASCFDSTGLNFYVASSGPSTVGVYRVGPDGFEQLQSVAVPAKPSYLTIDPSGQFLLASYFATGQVSVHRIVGEGRLSNEPIELLTIDERAHGIALDPSGRFAFVPHTRPNAITQLRFDAVTGKLSLNDPPKIKRTEPAGPRHLWLHPGGRFAFGSDEAGRSITAYRFNKRTGTLDHLQTESSLPPEYTGKGSTSHVEVHPNGKFAFIANRVQGSIAVFGIDEEVGRMSFIDRTPTEKNVRSFNLSPDGRFLVAAGQGSGRIVCYKIAADGRLSDVSKLDVGGTPWWVQFYPGVAMARSAGVASARSVASVDRSLTLGQGVMSGEVSDTSVLLQTRLTLGNELDHHGDVPGVQGVACFEWSTREDFADSERTDFQQALPQRDFIVRTKLSKLTPDTKYFFRAIYGVSPTFTALGPTCSFRTLPGANGHRDVTFIVGSCMNYIKFMHGKAGKASGPLTATDEDKRLGFPAFTAMKNLQPEFFVGTGDIVYYDNPYRVCETQEELRRCWHEQFRFPRLIDFFQDTPTYWSKDDHDFRFNDSDNETNRLPLPMTGIGMFREQLPIVPNDAPNPVTYRTIRVSHDVQIWMTEGRDYRSANEAPDGPEKSIWGTEQRDWLQAKLKASDAKWKLLISPTPMVGPDDAYKKDNHASLAGFRHEADSFFKWVNENRIENLFLVCGDRHWQYHSVHPTGVHEFACGALNDENSRMGVSPGAEYGTDPRGLIQQSYSSTEPSGGFLQFIVGETLGVTFFDDQGKALHRVRFPVDSLENK; encoded by the coding sequence ATGAGTTTGAAACTTTTCAAGAGTGTGCCGCACACCATTTGCGGAATCGTATTCGTCCTCGCGACGCTATCCGCATTTTCGCCGCAGACCGCGCACGGCGATGAGCAGCGATTGGTGCTGTCTTTGGCGAAGCAAGAGGAACTGGCGATCCTTTCGATCGACAATGACGGAGCATTGCAACTTCGTGATCGAATCGCCAACGATGGGCAACCAGGGGCGAGCTGTTTTGATTCAACCGGGTTGAATTTCTATGTCGCGTCGAGCGGGCCTTCGACCGTGGGCGTCTATCGCGTTGGACCGGACGGGTTCGAACAATTGCAATCGGTAGCGGTTCCCGCCAAGCCATCGTACTTGACCATCGACCCGTCCGGCCAATTCTTGCTCGCGTCGTATTTCGCGACGGGACAAGTGAGCGTGCATCGCATTGTCGGTGAAGGCCGTTTGTCAAACGAACCGATTGAATTGTTGACGATCGACGAACGGGCGCACGGCATAGCGTTGGACCCGAGCGGCCGTTTCGCGTTTGTGCCTCATACTCGCCCCAACGCCATCACTCAATTGCGTTTCGATGCAGTCACTGGGAAACTGTCGCTGAACGATCCGCCGAAGATCAAGAGAACGGAACCAGCCGGCCCGCGTCATCTTTGGTTGCACCCGGGCGGTCGTTTTGCATTCGGAAGTGATGAAGCCGGCCGCAGCATCACGGCGTACCGGTTCAACAAAAGAACCGGAACGCTGGATCATCTTCAAACCGAATCGAGTCTGCCGCCGGAGTACACTGGGAAGGGTTCGACTTCACACGTCGAAGTTCACCCAAACGGCAAGTTTGCGTTCATCGCCAATCGCGTCCAGGGAAGTATTGCGGTCTTTGGAATCGACGAAGAAGTCGGACGGATGAGTTTCATTGATAGAACGCCAACCGAAAAGAATGTGCGGTCGTTCAATCTTTCTCCCGATGGGCGGTTCCTGGTCGCAGCCGGTCAGGGGTCAGGAAGAATCGTCTGCTACAAGATCGCGGCGGACGGTCGCTTGAGCGACGTTTCGAAGCTCGATGTCGGCGGGACCCCGTGGTGGGTCCAGTTCTATCCCGGTGTCGCCATGGCGCGATCTGCGGGCGTTGCATCGGCAAGAAGTGTGGCGTCTGTCGACCGCAGCTTGACTCTCGGTCAGGGCGTCATGTCCGGTGAAGTATCCGACACCTCGGTGTTGTTGCAAACGCGATTGACGCTTGGCAATGAACTGGATCACCATGGCGACGTTCCTGGCGTACAGGGAGTCGCTTGTTTCGAATGGTCAACGAGAGAAGATTTCGCAGATTCAGAACGAACGGATTTTCAACAGGCGCTACCCCAACGCGACTTCATCGTTCGGACCAAACTAAGCAAGTTGACGCCCGATACGAAGTATTTTTTTCGAGCGATCTATGGTGTTTCGCCGACGTTCACGGCTCTTGGCCCGACATGTTCGTTCCGCACTCTACCCGGTGCCAACGGCCATCGTGATGTAACGTTTATCGTCGGAAGTTGTATGAACTACATCAAGTTCATGCACGGTAAAGCGGGAAAAGCGAGCGGACCGTTGACGGCAACCGATGAAGACAAACGATTGGGTTTCCCGGCATTCACGGCAATGAAGAACTTGCAGCCCGAGTTCTTTGTCGGGACGGGTGACATCGTTTACTACGACAACCCGTACCGTGTCTGCGAAACGCAAGAAGAGCTTCGTCGATGTTGGCACGAACAGTTTCGCTTTCCAAGATTGATCGATTTCTTTCAGGATACGCCCACGTATTGGTCCAAGGATGACCACGATTTTCGCTTCAACGATTCTGACAACGAAACGAACCGATTGCCCTTACCCATGACGGGCATCGGCATGTTCCGCGAGCAGTTGCCGATCGTACCCAATGATGCACCGAACCCCGTGACGTATCGTACGATTCGGGTCAGCCACGATGTTCAAATTTGGATGACGGAAGGACGCGATTATCGATCCGCAAATGAGGCGCCTGACGGACCGGAGAAGTCGATTTGGGGCACGGAACAACGTGATTGGTTGCAAGCGAAGTTGAAGGCAAGCGATGCAAAGTGGAAGCTATTGATCAGTCCGACGCCGATGGTTGGCCCCGACGACGCCTACAAGAAAGACAATCACGCATCGTTGGCTGGTTTCCGTCACGAAGCCGATTCGTTTTTCAAATGGGTAAACGAGAACCGAATCGAAAACTTGTTTCTCGTCTGTGGCGATCGGCACTGGCAATACCACAGTGTCCACCCGACTGGCGTCCATGAGTTTGCCTGCGGCGCTTTGAACGATGAAAATTCACGCATGGGTGTTTCCCCAGGCGCGGAATATGGAACTGACCCCAGGGGTTTGATCCAACAGTCCTATAGTTCCACCGAACCCAGCGGAGGATTCTTGCAATTCATCGTTGGGGAAACACTTGGTGTTACTTTCTTCGACGATCAGGGCAAGGCCCTGCACCGCGTGAGATTCCCGGTTGACTCGTTGGAAAACAAATGA
- a CDS encoding DUF1559 domain-containing protein: protein MLKEMVPPSKIIKCRLRIRKSGAVNLMKKVVRFRAFTLVELLVVIAIVGVLVGLLLPAVQAAREAARRMSCGNNFKQLGLAIHNYHSAFKNLPKQMGGTFFAGPLMGGGIPGPTPQQAGGHNGNELSAFPGLLPFMEQQPLWEKISNVYPVTVGAPGTFYAPMGPHPNVSLADQQAHRYEPWMTEIALLRCPSDPGVGLPAFGRTNYSFCVGDAVQQTNVGPEDPVGRITSTTALRTRESCRGVFVNRKVMSFNNISDGLSNTIAMGEIITDLGDGDSRSQVAASDVELRTNPNYCSVFLDTSRPRFWIPGTPEAGADSTNRRGHKWACGRVGYTGFQTILPPNRQSCTWNSSFDSITDLLDEGVLSAASRHPGGAHAMMSDGAVRFVTDSIDAGDGSHGSVRENGTVMDPTLPTVPGSKSPYGLWGSLGSRASGEAIASEF, encoded by the coding sequence ATGCTGAAAGAGATGGTCCCTCCGTCTAAAATCATTAAATGTCGTTTGCGAATTCGAAAATCTGGGGCAGTGAATCTTATGAAAAAAGTTGTTCGTTTCCGAGCATTTACACTCGTTGAGCTGCTCGTGGTGATCGCTATCGTTGGTGTTCTCGTCGGCTTGCTTTTGCCGGCAGTACAAGCGGCTCGCGAAGCGGCGAGACGCATGAGCTGCGGAAATAATTTTAAGCAGCTAGGGTTAGCGATTCACAACTACCACTCGGCATTTAAAAATCTGCCAAAGCAAATGGGTGGAACTTTCTTCGCCGGACCGTTGATGGGTGGTGGGATTCCTGGTCCAACTCCTCAACAGGCAGGTGGGCACAACGGGAATGAGTTGAGCGCTTTTCCAGGTCTGCTGCCGTTTATGGAACAGCAACCGCTTTGGGAGAAGATTTCGAACGTCTATCCGGTAACTGTCGGTGCTCCTGGGACGTTTTACGCTCCCATGGGCCCCCATCCCAATGTTAGCCTGGCGGACCAGCAAGCACATCGGTATGAACCTTGGATGACGGAGATCGCCCTGCTAAGGTGCCCGAGTGACCCAGGCGTAGGGCTCCCTGCTTTCGGGCGCACGAATTATTCATTTTGTGTCGGGGATGCAGTTCAACAAACCAATGTGGGCCCTGAAGACCCTGTGGGGCGCATCACCTCGACAACTGCATTGCGAACTCGGGAGTCATGCCGCGGCGTTTTTGTAAATCGTAAAGTGATGAGTTTCAACAACATCTCGGACGGTCTCTCAAACACGATCGCCATGGGCGAAATCATCACCGACCTTGGTGACGGAGATTCTCGATCTCAGGTTGCGGCATCTGATGTCGAACTGAGGACAAATCCAAACTACTGCTCCGTCTTCTTGGATACTTCGCGACCAAGATTTTGGATACCTGGAACTCCAGAAGCAGGTGCTGACTCCACAAATCGGCGTGGACATAAATGGGCGTGTGGTCGAGTCGGATATACTGGCTTTCAAACGATTTTGCCACCGAATCGGCAAAGCTGTACCTGGAATAGCTCGTTCGATTCGATAACAGACTTACTTGATGAGGGCGTGCTCAGTGCAGCAAGTCGTCATCCAGGTGGCGCGCATGCAATGATGTCGGACGGCGCAGTTCGTTTTGTAACTGACTCCATTGATGCTGGAGACGGAAGTCACGGCAGCGTTCGAGAAAATGGGACCGTCATGGACCCAACACTTCCAACAGTTCCAGGTTCAAAGAGCCCTTATGGGCTCTGGGGCTCACTCGGAAGCCGGGCATCAGGTGAAGCCATCGCATCCGAGTTTTGA
- a CDS encoding ISAs1 family transposase, with protein MERSASLVEQLKAVSDPRPGEPVYPLVNVLFMTICAVIAGADDFVAIAKFANTKKEWFAKFLDMTQGVPSHDRFNAILNAIKPEEFEPMLLQWITQLHKITDGQVIAIDGKTLRRSYDTATGKAAIHMVSAWATDNHISLGQTVVDAKSNEITAIPKLLEMIDVSGGLVTIDAMGCQTEIAARIVDEGADYCLAVKGNQPTLHEGIKAFFLDHLEDDFARIKVSEHHTKETGHGRIDERSYYLCEVPDDLPDAGRWKDLCAIGMSINNTQRRKGDEIAVRYYILNKVVDGELFAGAVRDHWGIENSCHWQLDVTFGEDQCRIRKGHGDENFSTLRRTALSLLKQEKTAKCGVKNKRLNAGWDDNYMEKVVFSR; from the coding sequence ATGGAACGCTCCGCTTCGTTGGTTGAACAGCTCAAGGCCGTCTCGGACCCGCGTCCGGGCGAACCTGTTTATCCATTGGTCAATGTCTTGTTCATGACCATCTGTGCGGTCATCGCGGGCGCGGATGATTTTGTTGCGATTGCAAAGTTTGCCAACACAAAGAAGGAGTGGTTTGCAAAGTTCCTTGATATGACCCAAGGGGTCCCTTCGCACGATCGTTTCAACGCGATTCTCAACGCGATCAAGCCTGAAGAGTTTGAACCGATGTTGCTTCAGTGGATCACCCAGTTGCATAAGATTACCGACGGCCAAGTCATTGCGATCGACGGCAAGACGCTTCGTCGAAGCTATGACACGGCCACCGGCAAGGCAGCCATTCACATGGTCAGTGCGTGGGCGACGGACAATCACATCAGTCTTGGTCAAACAGTCGTCGACGCGAAGAGCAACGAAATCACAGCGATCCCCAAGCTGCTCGAAATGATCGACGTTTCCGGGGGTTTGGTGACGATCGACGCGATGGGATGCCAAACCGAGATCGCTGCAAGGATCGTTGACGAAGGTGCGGACTATTGCTTGGCGGTAAAAGGAAATCAACCGACGCTGCATGAGGGAATCAAGGCATTCTTTCTGGATCACCTTGAAGATGACTTTGCAAGAATCAAGGTATCCGAGCATCACACGAAGGAAACCGGTCACGGACGTATCGACGAGCGTAGCTACTACTTGTGTGAAGTTCCCGACGACCTTCCTGACGCAGGTCGTTGGAAGGATCTATGTGCGATCGGCATGTCGATCAATAACACACAGCGTCGTAAAGGCGACGAGATCGCGGTGCGTTACTACATCCTCAACAAAGTGGTAGACGGGGAATTGTTCGCCGGTGCGGTGCGAGATCATTGGGGCATCGAAAACAGTTGCCATTGGCAGTTGGATGTGACGTTCGGCGAAGACCAGTGTCGCATTCGCAAAGGGCATGGGGACGAGAACTTTAGTACGCTCAGACGGACAGCTTTAAGTCTGCTCAAGCAAGAAAAGACGGCTAAGTGCGGAGTCAAAAACAAGCGGCTCAACGCTGGCTGGGACGATAACTACATGGAGAAGGTCGTTTTCAGCCGGTAA
- a CDS encoding DUF1559 domain-containing protein, which translates to MQKNLVRFRAFTLVELLVVIAIIGVLVGLLLPAVQSAREAARRMSCGNNFKQVGLALHNYHSAFKNLPKQMGGTVFCGTFGYVTGATPQQAGSTNGNELSAFPGLLPFMEQQALWEQISNVYEVQVGSPGTYFAAMGPHPNMNLDEQAAHLYEPWMAEIQTLRCPSDPGVGLPALGRTNFTFCVGDAIQQTNIGPGDPEGRFTSIPSQRARESCRGVFVNRMFTSFADIRDGLSNTIAMGEVITDLGDGDVRSVIGASAVELRTNPNACATMIDPLRPSFWLPGTPEAGTIPTNRRGHKWACGRVGYTGFQTILPPNRQSCTWNSSFGNVTDLLDEGVLSAASRHPGGAHVLLADGAVRFITDSIEAGNSGHASVRQNGTAMDPTLPTVPGSKSPYGLWGALGSRGSAEPIAADF; encoded by the coding sequence ATGCAGAAAAATCTCGTTCGTTTTCGAGCCTTTACGCTCGTCGAGTTACTTGTAGTGATTGCGATCATCGGCGTTTTGGTCGGATTACTTTTGCCGGCAGTGCAGTCCGCTCGCGAAGCCGCCCGACGTATGAGTTGCGGAAATAACTTCAAGCAAGTTGGTTTGGCACTTCACAACTACCACTCAGCCTTCAAAAATCTGCCGAAGCAAATGGGCGGAACGGTTTTCTGCGGTACCTTTGGCTATGTCACAGGGGCAACTCCGCAGCAGGCTGGTAGCACGAACGGCAATGAGTTGAGTGCCTTTCCGGGACTGTTGCCTTTCATGGAGCAACAGGCACTCTGGGAGCAGATTAGCAATGTTTACGAAGTCCAGGTTGGAAGCCCCGGAACGTACTTCGCCGCGATGGGGCCACACCCCAATATGAACTTGGACGAGCAAGCGGCTCATTTGTATGAACCATGGATGGCAGAGATTCAAACGCTTCGATGCCCGAGCGATCCGGGCGTTGGTCTACCGGCACTGGGAAGAACCAATTTCACATTTTGTGTTGGTGATGCGATTCAACAAACAAACATAGGGCCGGGGGATCCCGAGGGACGCTTTACCTCAATTCCCTCACAACGAGCTCGTGAATCATGCCGTGGAGTTTTTGTAAATCGAATGTTTACGAGCTTTGCCGATATCCGAGACGGGTTGTCGAACACGATCGCGATGGGAGAAGTCATTACCGATCTTGGTGACGGCGATGTGCGATCGGTGATCGGCGCATCCGCGGTGGAGTTAAGGACAAATCCAAACGCTTGCGCAACGATGATTGATCCGTTACGCCCAAGTTTCTGGTTGCCAGGGACTCCGGAAGCGGGGACGATTCCAACAAATCGGCGCGGCCATAAATGGGCGTGTGGTCGCGTAGGATACACGGGGTTTCAAACAATCCTGCCACCGAACCGACAAAGTTGTACTTGGAACAGTTCCTTCGGGAATGTTACGGACTTGCTGGATGAGGGAGTGCTTAGCGCCGCGAGTCGACATCCAGGAGGCGCTCATGTCCTCTTAGCCGACGGTGCGGTTCGGTTCATCACTGACTCGATCGAAGCGGGGAACAGTGGTCATGCCAGCGTTCGCCAGAATGGCACCGCGATGGATCCAACGCTTCCGACGGTTCCAGGATCGAAAAGCCCTTACGGACTTTGGGGGGCACTCGGTAGTCGTGGATCGGCCGAGCCCATTGCGGCAGACTTTTGA
- a CDS encoding transposase, which translates to MPRRPRLEYANAIYHVVTRGEGRRKLFHDQSHFERFTQGLVDEVDRSGWLVVAYCWMPNHIHALIRTPQPNLARGMQHWLSGYANWYAKRNRRSGHLFQGRYKAFPVEDEGYYWNLSRYIHLNPCNGGKPLAESPEAYSHSSYSGYARKSRRVDWIAYDEHHRYWSGLNGGSDTASAYRRFVKSGMNCPNDPKVDRLRDWVYGGEDFFRRMLALAANEDDAEHHRLARRTSAVTVDQVMLVTAKEYGVSVNDYRGFRSHAGGRDIAAYLCRKYTTATLSELSTQFGLGHPDSSSDMVKRAKKLLINNSKVGTRVKKIESLLGIKPETRT; encoded by the coding sequence GTGCCACGCCGGCCCAGACTGGAGTATGCGAACGCGATCTACCACGTCGTGACCCGTGGAGAGGGACGCCGGAAACTCTTTCATGACCAGAGTCATTTTGAACGGTTCACTCAGGGATTGGTCGACGAAGTCGATCGCAGTGGATGGTTGGTGGTCGCCTACTGCTGGATGCCAAATCATATTCACGCTTTGATCCGGACGCCGCAGCCTAACCTCGCTCGCGGGATGCAGCACTGGCTCAGCGGATATGCAAATTGGTACGCCAAACGCAATCGACGTAGCGGTCATCTGTTTCAAGGCCGCTACAAAGCCTTTCCGGTCGAGGACGAAGGGTACTACTGGAACTTGAGTCGTTACATCCACTTGAACCCTTGCAACGGTGGCAAGCCACTTGCGGAATCGCCCGAAGCGTATTCGCATAGCAGTTACTCTGGCTATGCCCGCAAGAGTCGGCGCGTCGATTGGATTGCCTACGACGAGCACCATCGCTACTGGAGCGGGCTCAATGGAGGCAGTGACACAGCATCGGCCTACCGGCGGTTTGTCAAATCGGGAATGAACTGCCCGAATGATCCCAAGGTGGATCGCCTGAGGGACTGGGTCTACGGTGGAGAAGACTTCTTCAGGCGAATGTTGGCTCTCGCAGCGAACGAGGACGACGCTGAGCATCATCGGCTAGCTCGCCGGACATCAGCGGTGACGGTCGATCAAGTGATGTTGGTGACGGCCAAAGAGTACGGAGTTTCTGTCAACGACTACCGTGGTTTCCGCAGTCACGCCGGGGGGCGAGACATCGCGGCCTACCTGTGCCGCAAGTACACGACTGCTACACTTTCCGAGCTATCCACACAGTTCGGACTCGGCCATCCCGACAGTTCTTCCGATATGGTAAAGCGAGCGAAAAAGTTGCTAATCAACAACTCGAAAGTGGGGACGCGAGTCAAGAAGATCGAAAGCCTGCTTGGGATCAAACCCGAAACCCGCACATGA